The following nucleotide sequence is from Nitrospira sp..
CGTGTGAGCCCATCTATCGTTCAGCCGCGATCGGGAGAGACCAACACTCCCCAGCCCGGTCCGATTAGCGCGAATACAATTCCACGACCATTTGTTCGTTCACCGGGAGGACAATGTGCTCCTTCGTCGGAAGCGATCGAATGGTCCCTTTATAAGCGGTCTTGTCCAGTTCCAGCCACTCCGGAATCCCACGGCCATCCACAGCGGCCAGCGCCCCCTGGATCGGCATGATTTCCCGGCTCTTTTGACGCACTTCTATGGAATCACCGGCTTTCACCAAGGCCCCGGGTGCCTTGACCTTTCTGCCGTTCAACATCATATGACCGTGGTTGACCAACTGCCGCGCCTCCTTCCGAGAGGCTCCAAATCCCAGCCGGTACACCACATTGTCCAACCGGCATTCCAAGAGCCGCAGCAGCGTCTCGCCCGTGACGCCAGTTTGGCGTTCTGCGCGCTCAAAAATCCCTCGGAACTGCCGCTCCTGCAAGCCATAGATTCTTTTGAGTTTCTGCTTCTCGCGCAACTGCAGGCTGTAATCCGACGTCCGCTGGCGAGCCTGACCGTGCTGTCCGGGAGGATAACTCCGGCGCTCAATGGCGCACTTCTCGGTCATGCAACGAGATCCCTTCAAGAAGAGCTTCTCGCCTTCTCTTCGACACAACCGACAGACAGGTCCACTGTATTTTGCCACGCTACTACCCCTCCTCTACCTCAACGAATCCAATACGACTCAATCGGCAACTACGAAGTTTGACGAATCCCTGACTGCGGTTAGACACGGCGCCGCTTCGGCGGGCGACAGCCGTTGTGGGGAATCGGCGTCACATCACGGATCAGGTTGATCCGCAACCCCGCACTCTGCAGAGACCGAATGGCCGACTCACGCCCAGCACCGGGACCGTTGACGTACACGTCGATCTGGCGCATACCGTTTTCCATCGCTTTGCGCGCCGCCGCCTCGCCAGCCCGTTGCGCCGCGAATGGAGTGCTTTTCCGGGACCCCTTGAATCCCTGGTTTCCCGCGCTGGCCCATACCACCGTGTTGCCGCTCATGTCCGTGATGGTCACGATCGTATTATTGAACGACGCCTGGACGTGGGCCACGCCGCTCTGAACGATCTTGCGCTCTTTCTTCTTTCCCTTCTTCACACTCATAATCTCTCCCTCAGCACCTTACGGCTGGTCGCGCCCGATATTCGTTACGCTCCAGTGGGCTTCTTAGGTTTACTTCCCACGCCAGCACGTCTCCCTTTGCGTGTCCGTGCATTCGTCCGCGTCCGCTGTCCGCGAACCGGTAATCCCCTGCGATGACGGAGCCCGCGAAACGTGCCGGTGTCCACCAATCGCTTGATGTTCATCGATACTTCTTTTCGCAAATCTCCTTCCACCCGGTAGTCACGCTCGATTACCTCGCGAATTTTGACGATGGCGTCTTCGCTGACATCCTTGACCCGGACCGAACCGTCAACGCCGGCCTTCTCCAAGATCGCTCTAGCAGCGGCACGGCCTATCCCGTACACATACGTCAACCCAATATCGAGCCGCTTTTCCCTCGGCAAATCTACGCCTGAAATACGCGCCATAATGTCCCTCTCAATCGCTCCTACGCGGTGGCTGGCTGTTGAACTCCGCCTCGACTTTTAGCTTCAAACAAAGCACGCTCATGCTACAGGCAGCCGCCCAATGATTATCCTTGCCGCTGTTTATGCCGAGGATTGGCACAGAGTACCCGAACGACCCCACGCCTCCGCACGATTTTGCATTTCGCACAAATCGGTTTTACAGAAGACTTAACCTTCATGACGATTCCATTTCTCCACTACTTGAAACGATAGGTGATTCGCCCTCTCGTCAAATCATACGGCGAGAGTTCCACAGTCACCTTATCGCCGGGAAGGATCCGGATGAAATGCATCCGCATCTTACCCGAAATGTGAGCCAAAATTTTATGCCCATTTTCCAATTCGACTCGAAACATGGCATTGGGCAGCGTTTCCGCCACCGTCCCGGTCACTTCTATGACATCTTCCTTGGGCACCTAGCGGTCTGCCTTCCCTCGTTAATGCGACAACTGCGAAAGGATACGGGCTGGTCCTGATGGTTGAATGGCGATCGTGTGCTCAAAATGAGCCGACCAACATCCGTCTTGTGTCAC
It contains:
- the rpsD gene encoding 30S ribosomal protein S4: MAKYSGPVCRLCRREGEKLFLKGSRCMTEKCAIERRSYPPGQHGQARQRTSDYSLQLREKQKLKRIYGLQERQFRGIFERAERQTGVTGETLLRLLECRLDNVVYRLGFGASRKEARQLVNHGHMMLNGRKVKAPGALVKAGDSIEVRQKSREIMPIQGALAAVDGRGIPEWLELDKTAYKGTIRSLPTKEHIVLPVNEQMVVELYSR
- the rpsK gene encoding 30S ribosomal protein S11 — translated: MSVKKGKKKERKIVQSGVAHVQASFNNTIVTITDMSGNTVVWASAGNQGFKGSRKSTPFAAQRAGEAAARKAMENGMRQIDVYVNGPGAGRESAIRSLQSAGLRINLIRDVTPIPHNGCRPPKRRRV
- the rpsM gene encoding 30S ribosomal protein S13; this translates as MARISGVDLPREKRLDIGLTYVYGIGRAAARAILEKAGVDGSVRVKDVSEDAIVKIREVIERDYRVEGDLRKEVSMNIKRLVDTGTFRGLRHRRGLPVRGQRTRTNARTRKGRRAGVGSKPKKPTGA
- the rpmJ gene encoding 50S ribosomal protein L36 is translated as MKVKSSVKPICAKCKIVRRRGVVRVLCANPRHKQRQG
- the infA gene encoding translation initiation factor IF-1 encodes the protein MPKEDVIEVTGTVAETLPNAMFRVELENGHKILAHISGKMRMHFIRILPGDKVTVELSPYDLTRGRITYRFK